A genomic segment from Maniola jurtina chromosome 16, ilManJurt1.1, whole genome shotgun sequence encodes:
- the LOC123872954 gene encoding GATA zinc finger domain-containing protein 14 isoform X3 yields MVDKMKSEKSQLTKDIATISVRLAESKHNYSMLQKENERYKNDMNLAIQLLQCKPDNFVSQKLDNLPVDTQARVSQYVMSKTAKSAGSTQSKNGNDIDTFDASEYEFNISASLMSKILEDSIQDSVTKHCDTCSCSKSQNKPFCYNESYYTVSTQTVLSGEIKNNLCLNCNAEIKSMHSGLSIRSHSPPGIRLVNDRMSHSPLYIMPQNSLPEQEETQEHLVENNKPNNVINDMIKSEDKLKLNKDVQREVMLNVEDDFKLRKNSVNMEPSVHHKLCDRTKTSISSKKSSIHSVGNDMLRDVPNYKEIKPKTPILQVENVNERKNSHSSMGAASRTSSIAKSTVSTHKSNTQVGPGPRFCHLRMQAGSKNILLDNAEPDVPPVLYRRQSKCNENSIFKDLNDGLDNFIDLDKNDDDAKSDIIKNDNVVVESTLIDVHVDNNNKEASMSVKSNPINPVLLNVSSSPLQPLKTHNFSNNSEYNNNSQLGSQHNAAEIDNLLNDFNGDSNNTQNNTDLTIDISNKIDVASPNENQEIKIFNFDRYEQSKANQYKRPLKKIDMSQLHSIESTKISKDFPPVGVEDDENKRAETVKPTLPNIVNVYPNLTQTHLKVNESKKVFTNEQSTSSLSSDDSAALLQKQQLLRVAEWVEKNLEQQNNLNDPLEDECSFTTRAMRRDSKINRLTETLNELALNMPHPVSKYSKMYTREPRNNWPNNVVTSQNMNQDKATKQSDSNPKIINNIVKETIFPVECGDETVTEINDNSKVYSRGGIADIDVRKELRDALKNKGEKEISPEDLARMEYNVKKFLLSGPHWVNSGSGGRSRRTSSKTETDV; encoded by the exons ATGGTGGATAAGATGAAAAGTGAGAAGAGCCAATTGACCAAAGATATCGCTACTATATCTGTGAGATTAGCAGAGTCAAAACATAACTACAGTATGCTACAGAAAGAAAAT GAGAGATATAAAAATGACATGAACTTAGCAATCCAATTATTGCAATGCAAGCCTGATAATTTTGTGTCTCAGAAGCTAGATAAT CTCCCTGTTGATACTCAAGCAAGAGTATCACAATATGTAATGTCCAAAACAGCCAAGTCTGCTGGTTCTACACAATCTAAAAACGGAAATGACATTGACACTTTTGACGCAAGTGAGTATGAATTCAATATTTCTGCATCACTCATGTCTAAAATTCTCGAAGACAGCATTCAAGATTCTGTAACAAAGCATTGTGACACATGTTCCTGTTCTAAATCTCAAAATAAACCATTCTGCTATAACGAAAGTTATTATACAGTATCTACACAGACTGTCTTGAGTggagaaatcaaaaacaatcTATGCTTGAACTGCAATGCTGAAATAAAATCGATGCATTCAGGTCTGAGTATACGAAGCCATTCCCCGCCTGGAATAAGGCTTGTCAATGACAGAATGTCGCACAGCCCTTTGTACATTATGCCACAAAATAGTCTTCCCGAACAGGAAGAGACTCAAGAACATTTAGTTGAGAACAATAAACCCAACAATGTTATTAATGATATGATCAAAAGTGAAGATAAATTGAAACTAAATAAAGATGTCCAACGGGAAGTTATGCTTAATGTAGAGGATGACTTCAAGTTGCGCAAGAATAGCGTAAATATGGAGCCATCAGTACATCACAAGCTCTGTGATCGCACAAAAACCTCGATTTCTAGCAAGAAAAGCAGTATTCACAGCGTAGGGAATGATATGCTTAGAGATGTACCGaattataaagaaataaaaccaaaaactCCTATTCTCCAAGTTGAGAATGTAAACGAACGGAAAAATTCTCATAGTTCAATGGGCGCTGCCAGTCGGACATCATCTATAGCGAAATCAACTGTGAGCACTCATAAATCCAATACACAAGTAGGCCCAGGGCCTCGATTTTGCCACTTACGTATGCAAGCGGGTTCTAAAAATATACTACTAGATAACGCAGAGCCAGACGTTCCACCTGTGTTATATCGCCGTCAGAGCAAATGTAacgaaaattcaatttttaaggACCTCAACGATGGCTTAGACAATTTTATAGATTTAGATAAAAACGATGACGACGCCAAAAgtgatattattaaaaatgaCAATGTAGTGGTGGAAAGTACTCTGATAGATGTTCATGTCgataataacaataaagaagCGAGTATGTCCGTAAAAAGTAATCCGATTAATCCAGTTTTGTTGAATGTTTCATCATCGCCACTGCAACCATTAAAGACTCACAACTTTTCTAACAATTcggagtataataataattctcaGCTCGGTAGCCAGCATAACGCGGCAGAAATCGATAATTTGTTAAATGACTTTAATGGTGATTCAAACAATACACAGAACAACACTGATCTCACTATCGATATTTCCAATAAAATAGATGTTGCGTCGCCCAATGAAAATCAAGagataaaaatctttaattttgaTCGCTACGAGCAAAGCAAAGCCAATCAATATAAGAGACCGCTCAAGAAAATCGATATGTCACAGCTCCATTCCATTGAAAGTACTaaaatttcaaaagattttCCTCCCGTCGGAGTAGAAGATGACGAAAACAAAAGAGCAGAAACAGTTAAGCCAACCTTACCAAACATAGTCAATGTTTATCCTAATTTGACTCAAACCCATTTGAAAGTTAATGAAAGCAAAAAAGTATTCACAAACGAACAAAGTACTAGTTCACTTTCAAGCGATGACAGCGCAGCTCTTTTGCAAAAGCAGCAACTGCTCAGAGTTGCGGAATGGGTTGAAAAGAATCTGGAGCAACAAAACAATTTGAACGATCCCTTAGAAGATGAATGCTCTTTTACAACTCGTGCTATGAGGAGAGACAGTAAAATAAACAGACTCACTGAGACATTGAACGAACTGGCGCTGAACATGCCACATCCCGTCAGCAAATATTCCAAGATGTACACCAGGGAGCCTCGTAATAATTGGCCTAATAACGTCGTGACGAGTCAGAATATGAACCAGGATAAAGCAACGAAGCAGAGTGATTCGAacccaaaaataataaataacatcgTGAAGGAGACGATATTTCCGGTTGAATGTGGAGATGAAACAGTGACAGAGATCAACGATAATTCAAAAGTGTACAGTCGCGGTGGTATCGCAGACATTGACGTTCGCAAAGAATTGCGTGATGCTTTGAAAAATAAAGGTGAAAAGGAGATTTCTCCGGAAGATTTGGCTAGAATGGAATATAACGTGAAGAAATTTTTACTAAGTGGGCCCCATTGGGTGAATTCGGGTTCTGGCGGCAGGAGTCGGCGCACAAGCAGCAAAACTGAGACTGATGTATAA
- the LOC123872954 gene encoding GATA zinc finger domain-containing protein 14 isoform X1 produces the protein MMDERIKNSPCKECSDGAEAQLHKEVEHLRQHLAERDVHFVALEAEFFKCTARANDLEDQVSTWREKHERLYDSHKKVQKLNQVLEEKLLQMVDKMKSEKSQLTKDIATISVRLAESKHNYSMLQKENERYKNDMNLAIQLLQCKPDNFVSQKLDNLPVDTQARVSQYVMSKTAKSAGSTQSKNGNDIDTFDASEYEFNISASLMSKILEDSIQDSVTKHCDTCSCSKSQNKPFCYNESYYTVSTQTVLSGEIKNNLCLNCNAEIKSMHSGLSIRSHSPPGIRLVNDRMSHSPLYIMPQNSLPEQEETQEHLVENNKPNNVINDMIKSEDKLKLNKDVQREVMLNVEDDFKLRKNSVNMEPSVHHKLCDRTKTSISSKKSSIHSVGNDMLRDVPNYKEIKPKTPILQVENVNERKNSHSSMGAASRTSSIAKSTVSTHKSNTQVGPGPRFCHLRMQAGSKNILLDNAEPDVPPVLYRRQSKCNENSIFKDLNDGLDNFIDLDKNDDDAKSDIIKNDNVVVESTLIDVHVDNNNKEASMSVKSNPINPVLLNVSSSPLQPLKTHNFSNNSEYNNNSQLGSQHNAAEIDNLLNDFNGDSNNTQNNTDLTIDISNKIDVASPNENQEIKIFNFDRYEQSKANQYKRPLKKIDMSQLHSIESTKISKDFPPVGVEDDENKRAETVKPTLPNIVNVYPNLTQTHLKVNESKKVFTNEQSTSSLSSDDSAALLQKQQLLRVAEWVEKNLEQQNNLNDPLEDECSFTTRAMRRDSKINRLTETLNELALNMPHPVSKYSKMYTREPRNNWPNNVVTSQNMNQDKATKQSDSNPKIINNIVKETIFPVECGDETVTEINDNSKVYSRGGIADIDVRKELRDALKNKGEKEISPEDLARMEYNVKKFLLSGPHWVNSGSGGRSRRTSSKTETDV, from the exons A TGATGGATGAGAGAATAAAGAACTCCCCTTGTAAG GAATGTAGTGACGGTGCAGAAGCCCAGTTACACAAGGAGGTGGAACACTTACGGCAGCATCTTGCAGAGCGTGATGTGCACTTTGTCGCACTAGAGGCTGAATTTTTTAAGTGTACTGCAAGAGCCAATGATTTAGAAGACCAAGTCAGTACTTGGAGGGAAAAGCATGAAAG ATTATATGATTCACACAAAAAGGTACAGAAATTGAATCAAGTTCTTGAGGAAAAGTTGCTTCAAATGGTGGATAAGATGAAAAGTGAGAAGAGCCAATTGACCAAAGATATCGCTACTATATCTGTGAGATTAGCAGAGTCAAAACATAACTACAGTATGCTACAGAAAGAAAAT GAGAGATATAAAAATGACATGAACTTAGCAATCCAATTATTGCAATGCAAGCCTGATAATTTTGTGTCTCAGAAGCTAGATAAT CTCCCTGTTGATACTCAAGCAAGAGTATCACAATATGTAATGTCCAAAACAGCCAAGTCTGCTGGTTCTACACAATCTAAAAACGGAAATGACATTGACACTTTTGACGCAAGTGAGTATGAATTCAATATTTCTGCATCACTCATGTCTAAAATTCTCGAAGACAGCATTCAAGATTCTGTAACAAAGCATTGTGACACATGTTCCTGTTCTAAATCTCAAAATAAACCATTCTGCTATAACGAAAGTTATTATACAGTATCTACACAGACTGTCTTGAGTggagaaatcaaaaacaatcTATGCTTGAACTGCAATGCTGAAATAAAATCGATGCATTCAGGTCTGAGTATACGAAGCCATTCCCCGCCTGGAATAAGGCTTGTCAATGACAGAATGTCGCACAGCCCTTTGTACATTATGCCACAAAATAGTCTTCCCGAACAGGAAGAGACTCAAGAACATTTAGTTGAGAACAATAAACCCAACAATGTTATTAATGATATGATCAAAAGTGAAGATAAATTGAAACTAAATAAAGATGTCCAACGGGAAGTTATGCTTAATGTAGAGGATGACTTCAAGTTGCGCAAGAATAGCGTAAATATGGAGCCATCAGTACATCACAAGCTCTGTGATCGCACAAAAACCTCGATTTCTAGCAAGAAAAGCAGTATTCACAGCGTAGGGAATGATATGCTTAGAGATGTACCGaattataaagaaataaaaccaaaaactCCTATTCTCCAAGTTGAGAATGTAAACGAACGGAAAAATTCTCATAGTTCAATGGGCGCTGCCAGTCGGACATCATCTATAGCGAAATCAACTGTGAGCACTCATAAATCCAATACACAAGTAGGCCCAGGGCCTCGATTTTGCCACTTACGTATGCAAGCGGGTTCTAAAAATATACTACTAGATAACGCAGAGCCAGACGTTCCACCTGTGTTATATCGCCGTCAGAGCAAATGTAacgaaaattcaatttttaaggACCTCAACGATGGCTTAGACAATTTTATAGATTTAGATAAAAACGATGACGACGCCAAAAgtgatattattaaaaatgaCAATGTAGTGGTGGAAAGTACTCTGATAGATGTTCATGTCgataataacaataaagaagCGAGTATGTCCGTAAAAAGTAATCCGATTAATCCAGTTTTGTTGAATGTTTCATCATCGCCACTGCAACCATTAAAGACTCACAACTTTTCTAACAATTcggagtataataataattctcaGCTCGGTAGCCAGCATAACGCGGCAGAAATCGATAATTTGTTAAATGACTTTAATGGTGATTCAAACAATACACAGAACAACACTGATCTCACTATCGATATTTCCAATAAAATAGATGTTGCGTCGCCCAATGAAAATCAAGagataaaaatctttaattttgaTCGCTACGAGCAAAGCAAAGCCAATCAATATAAGAGACCGCTCAAGAAAATCGATATGTCACAGCTCCATTCCATTGAAAGTACTaaaatttcaaaagattttCCTCCCGTCGGAGTAGAAGATGACGAAAACAAAAGAGCAGAAACAGTTAAGCCAACCTTACCAAACATAGTCAATGTTTATCCTAATTTGACTCAAACCCATTTGAAAGTTAATGAAAGCAAAAAAGTATTCACAAACGAACAAAGTACTAGTTCACTTTCAAGCGATGACAGCGCAGCTCTTTTGCAAAAGCAGCAACTGCTCAGAGTTGCGGAATGGGTTGAAAAGAATCTGGAGCAACAAAACAATTTGAACGATCCCTTAGAAGATGAATGCTCTTTTACAACTCGTGCTATGAGGAGAGACAGTAAAATAAACAGACTCACTGAGACATTGAACGAACTGGCGCTGAACATGCCACATCCCGTCAGCAAATATTCCAAGATGTACACCAGGGAGCCTCGTAATAATTGGCCTAATAACGTCGTGACGAGTCAGAATATGAACCAGGATAAAGCAACGAAGCAGAGTGATTCGAacccaaaaataataaataacatcgTGAAGGAGACGATATTTCCGGTTGAATGTGGAGATGAAACAGTGACAGAGATCAACGATAATTCAAAAGTGTACAGTCGCGGTGGTATCGCAGACATTGACGTTCGCAAAGAATTGCGTGATGCTTTGAAAAATAAAGGTGAAAAGGAGATTTCTCCGGAAGATTTGGCTAGAATGGAATATAACGTGAAGAAATTTTTACTAAGTGGGCCCCATTGGGTGAATTCGGGTTCTGGCGGCAGGAGTCGGCGCACAAGCAGCAAAACTGAGACTGATGTATAA
- the LOC123872954 gene encoding GATA zinc finger domain-containing protein 14 isoform X2 — protein sequence MDERIKNSPCKECSDGAEAQLHKEVEHLRQHLAERDVHFVALEAEFFKCTARANDLEDQVSTWREKHERLYDSHKKVQKLNQVLEEKLLQMVDKMKSEKSQLTKDIATISVRLAESKHNYSMLQKENERYKNDMNLAIQLLQCKPDNFVSQKLDNLPVDTQARVSQYVMSKTAKSAGSTQSKNGNDIDTFDASEYEFNISASLMSKILEDSIQDSVTKHCDTCSCSKSQNKPFCYNESYYTVSTQTVLSGEIKNNLCLNCNAEIKSMHSGLSIRSHSPPGIRLVNDRMSHSPLYIMPQNSLPEQEETQEHLVENNKPNNVINDMIKSEDKLKLNKDVQREVMLNVEDDFKLRKNSVNMEPSVHHKLCDRTKTSISSKKSSIHSVGNDMLRDVPNYKEIKPKTPILQVENVNERKNSHSSMGAASRTSSIAKSTVSTHKSNTQVGPGPRFCHLRMQAGSKNILLDNAEPDVPPVLYRRQSKCNENSIFKDLNDGLDNFIDLDKNDDDAKSDIIKNDNVVVESTLIDVHVDNNNKEASMSVKSNPINPVLLNVSSSPLQPLKTHNFSNNSEYNNNSQLGSQHNAAEIDNLLNDFNGDSNNTQNNTDLTIDISNKIDVASPNENQEIKIFNFDRYEQSKANQYKRPLKKIDMSQLHSIESTKISKDFPPVGVEDDENKRAETVKPTLPNIVNVYPNLTQTHLKVNESKKVFTNEQSTSSLSSDDSAALLQKQQLLRVAEWVEKNLEQQNNLNDPLEDECSFTTRAMRRDSKINRLTETLNELALNMPHPVSKYSKMYTREPRNNWPNNVVTSQNMNQDKATKQSDSNPKIINNIVKETIFPVECGDETVTEINDNSKVYSRGGIADIDVRKELRDALKNKGEKEISPEDLARMEYNVKKFLLSGPHWVNSGSGGRSRRTSSKTETDV from the exons ATGGATGAGAGAATAAAGAACTCCCCTTGTAAG GAATGTAGTGACGGTGCAGAAGCCCAGTTACACAAGGAGGTGGAACACTTACGGCAGCATCTTGCAGAGCGTGATGTGCACTTTGTCGCACTAGAGGCTGAATTTTTTAAGTGTACTGCAAGAGCCAATGATTTAGAAGACCAAGTCAGTACTTGGAGGGAAAAGCATGAAAG ATTATATGATTCACACAAAAAGGTACAGAAATTGAATCAAGTTCTTGAGGAAAAGTTGCTTCAAATGGTGGATAAGATGAAAAGTGAGAAGAGCCAATTGACCAAAGATATCGCTACTATATCTGTGAGATTAGCAGAGTCAAAACATAACTACAGTATGCTACAGAAAGAAAAT GAGAGATATAAAAATGACATGAACTTAGCAATCCAATTATTGCAATGCAAGCCTGATAATTTTGTGTCTCAGAAGCTAGATAAT CTCCCTGTTGATACTCAAGCAAGAGTATCACAATATGTAATGTCCAAAACAGCCAAGTCTGCTGGTTCTACACAATCTAAAAACGGAAATGACATTGACACTTTTGACGCAAGTGAGTATGAATTCAATATTTCTGCATCACTCATGTCTAAAATTCTCGAAGACAGCATTCAAGATTCTGTAACAAAGCATTGTGACACATGTTCCTGTTCTAAATCTCAAAATAAACCATTCTGCTATAACGAAAGTTATTATACAGTATCTACACAGACTGTCTTGAGTggagaaatcaaaaacaatcTATGCTTGAACTGCAATGCTGAAATAAAATCGATGCATTCAGGTCTGAGTATACGAAGCCATTCCCCGCCTGGAATAAGGCTTGTCAATGACAGAATGTCGCACAGCCCTTTGTACATTATGCCACAAAATAGTCTTCCCGAACAGGAAGAGACTCAAGAACATTTAGTTGAGAACAATAAACCCAACAATGTTATTAATGATATGATCAAAAGTGAAGATAAATTGAAACTAAATAAAGATGTCCAACGGGAAGTTATGCTTAATGTAGAGGATGACTTCAAGTTGCGCAAGAATAGCGTAAATATGGAGCCATCAGTACATCACAAGCTCTGTGATCGCACAAAAACCTCGATTTCTAGCAAGAAAAGCAGTATTCACAGCGTAGGGAATGATATGCTTAGAGATGTACCGaattataaagaaataaaaccaaaaactCCTATTCTCCAAGTTGAGAATGTAAACGAACGGAAAAATTCTCATAGTTCAATGGGCGCTGCCAGTCGGACATCATCTATAGCGAAATCAACTGTGAGCACTCATAAATCCAATACACAAGTAGGCCCAGGGCCTCGATTTTGCCACTTACGTATGCAAGCGGGTTCTAAAAATATACTACTAGATAACGCAGAGCCAGACGTTCCACCTGTGTTATATCGCCGTCAGAGCAAATGTAacgaaaattcaatttttaaggACCTCAACGATGGCTTAGACAATTTTATAGATTTAGATAAAAACGATGACGACGCCAAAAgtgatattattaaaaatgaCAATGTAGTGGTGGAAAGTACTCTGATAGATGTTCATGTCgataataacaataaagaagCGAGTATGTCCGTAAAAAGTAATCCGATTAATCCAGTTTTGTTGAATGTTTCATCATCGCCACTGCAACCATTAAAGACTCACAACTTTTCTAACAATTcggagtataataataattctcaGCTCGGTAGCCAGCATAACGCGGCAGAAATCGATAATTTGTTAAATGACTTTAATGGTGATTCAAACAATACACAGAACAACACTGATCTCACTATCGATATTTCCAATAAAATAGATGTTGCGTCGCCCAATGAAAATCAAGagataaaaatctttaattttgaTCGCTACGAGCAAAGCAAAGCCAATCAATATAAGAGACCGCTCAAGAAAATCGATATGTCACAGCTCCATTCCATTGAAAGTACTaaaatttcaaaagattttCCTCCCGTCGGAGTAGAAGATGACGAAAACAAAAGAGCAGAAACAGTTAAGCCAACCTTACCAAACATAGTCAATGTTTATCCTAATTTGACTCAAACCCATTTGAAAGTTAATGAAAGCAAAAAAGTATTCACAAACGAACAAAGTACTAGTTCACTTTCAAGCGATGACAGCGCAGCTCTTTTGCAAAAGCAGCAACTGCTCAGAGTTGCGGAATGGGTTGAAAAGAATCTGGAGCAACAAAACAATTTGAACGATCCCTTAGAAGATGAATGCTCTTTTACAACTCGTGCTATGAGGAGAGACAGTAAAATAAACAGACTCACTGAGACATTGAACGAACTGGCGCTGAACATGCCACATCCCGTCAGCAAATATTCCAAGATGTACACCAGGGAGCCTCGTAATAATTGGCCTAATAACGTCGTGACGAGTCAGAATATGAACCAGGATAAAGCAACGAAGCAGAGTGATTCGAacccaaaaataataaataacatcgTGAAGGAGACGATATTTCCGGTTGAATGTGGAGATGAAACAGTGACAGAGATCAACGATAATTCAAAAGTGTACAGTCGCGGTGGTATCGCAGACATTGACGTTCGCAAAGAATTGCGTGATGCTTTGAAAAATAAAGGTGAAAAGGAGATTTCTCCGGAAGATTTGGCTAGAATGGAATATAACGTGAAGAAATTTTTACTAAGTGGGCCCCATTGGGTGAATTCGGGTTCTGGCGGCAGGAGTCGGCGCACAAGCAGCAAAACTGAGACTGATGTATAA